The Streptomyces sp. NBC_00440 genome contains a region encoding:
- the mctP gene encoding monocarboxylate uptake permease MctP, with protein sequence MKDGVNGVALGVFIFFFVAVTVVGFLAARWRRADNAATLDEWGLGGRSFGTWVTWFLLGGDLYTAYTFVAVPAAIYAAGAAGFFAVPYTILVYPLIFTFLPRLWSVSHKHGYVTTSDFVRGRFGSKGLSLAVAVTGILATMPYIALQLVGIQAVLDVMGVGGEGSNWFVKDLPLLIAFAVLAAYTYSSGLRAPALIAFVKDGLIYIVILVAIIYIPIKLGGFDDIFAKAGHAFSQTNPATGKPRGALAPGAAGQWGYATLALGSALALFMYPHSITATLSSRSRNVIRRNTAILPLYSLMLGLLALLGFMAIAAGIKVKNGQLAIPQLFENMFPDWFAGVAFAAIGIGALVPAAIMSIAAANLFTRNIYKDFIKPGATPAQEAKVSKLVSLVVKVGALLFVLAMDPTVAINFQLLGGIWILQTMPALVGGLFTRWFHRWALLAGWAVGMVYGTLAAYGVASPTQAHFGGSSKEIPGIGQIGYIGLTAFVLNVVVTLVLTVVLNAVKAPAGIDETSPEDYTADAGDEGVQVELPPATEAAPAAH encoded by the coding sequence ATGAAGGACGGTGTGAACGGCGTCGCGCTCGGCGTCTTCATCTTCTTCTTCGTGGCCGTCACGGTCGTCGGCTTCCTGGCCGCCCGCTGGCGCCGCGCCGACAACGCGGCCACCCTCGACGAATGGGGCCTGGGCGGACGGTCGTTCGGCACCTGGGTCACCTGGTTCCTGCTCGGCGGCGACCTCTACACGGCGTACACCTTCGTCGCCGTCCCCGCCGCCATCTACGCGGCGGGTGCGGCCGGGTTCTTCGCCGTGCCGTACACGATCCTGGTCTACCCGCTGATCTTCACCTTCCTGCCGCGGCTCTGGTCGGTCTCGCACAAGCACGGGTACGTGACGACGTCGGACTTCGTCCGGGGGCGGTTCGGCTCGAAGGGGCTCTCGCTGGCCGTCGCGGTCACCGGCATCCTCGCCACGATGCCGTACATCGCCCTCCAACTGGTCGGCATCCAGGCAGTGCTCGACGTCATGGGCGTCGGCGGTGAGGGCAGCAACTGGTTCGTCAAGGACCTCCCGCTGCTGATCGCGTTCGCGGTGCTCGCCGCGTACACGTACTCGTCGGGGCTGCGGGCCCCGGCCCTGATCGCGTTCGTCAAGGACGGCCTGATCTACATCGTCATCCTGGTGGCGATCATCTACATCCCCATCAAGCTCGGCGGCTTCGACGACATCTTCGCCAAGGCGGGCCACGCGTTCTCGCAGACCAACCCGGCGACGGGCAAGCCGCGCGGGGCGCTCGCACCGGGCGCGGCGGGCCAGTGGGGTTACGCCACGCTGGCACTCGGGTCGGCGCTCGCGCTGTTCATGTACCCGCACTCGATCACGGCGACGCTCTCCTCGCGCAGCCGCAACGTGATCCGCCGCAACACCGCGATCCTGCCGCTGTACTCGCTGATGCTGGGGCTGCTCGCGCTGCTCGGCTTCATGGCGATCGCCGCGGGCATCAAGGTGAAGAACGGCCAGCTGGCGATCCCGCAGCTGTTCGAGAACATGTTCCCCGACTGGTTCGCGGGCGTGGCCTTCGCGGCCATCGGCATCGGTGCGCTGGTACCGGCCGCGATCATGTCCATCGCTGCGGCGAACCTCTTCACCCGCAACATCTACAAGGACTTCATCAAACCGGGCGCGACCCCTGCCCAGGAGGCCAAGGTCTCCAAGCTGGTCTCGCTCGTGGTGAAGGTCGGCGCGCTGCTCTTCGTGCTCGCCATGGACCCGACGGTGGCGATCAACTTCCAGCTGCTGGGCGGCATCTGGATCCTCCAGACGATGCCGGCGCTGGTCGGCGGGCTCTTCACCCGCTGGTTCCACCGCTGGGCGCTGCTCGCGGGCTGGGCGGTCGGCATGGTGTACGGCACGCTCGCCGCATACGGTGTGGCGAGCCCGACCCAGGCGCACTTCGGCGGCTCCTCCAAGGAGATCCCGGGCATCGGGCAGATCGGCTACATCGGTCTGACGGCGTTCGTGCTGAACGTCGTGGTGACGCTGGTGCTCACCGTCGTGCTCAACGCGGTGAAGGCACCGGCCGGAATCGACGAGACCTCCCCGGAGGACTACACGGCGGACGCCGGTGACGAGGGCGTCCAGGTGGAGCTCCCGCCGGCCACAGAAGCCGCCCCGGCAGCCCACTGA
- a CDS encoding MFS transporter, with translation MSTTTTHRGSWFALSALVLAMLTIGLDTTILNVALPEIATDLHMTSGQLQWTGSSYTLVLAALMIPAGGLGDRFGRKKLLIAALLLFGVASALCAVATTPALLIAGRCLLGAAAAFMMPLSLSVLPALFPDPAERARARTLQVTATAMGLPLGPILGGLLLSHFWWGSVFLVNLPLVALGAFAIARFVPESRSTVAHPVDLPGAALSAAGLTAVTYGFIQAGSHGWLSPDLWLPAAAGALLLAAFAGWQRRTSHPLIDLALFRSRTFNVGVLMATLSSFALFGLLYALPQYFQAVQGSSALATGLKLLPMLLGMTAGTRCAGRIARRTGDRPALTAGLLLAAAALAAGATTTVHTPYAVTALWTAALGTGVGMTLPLAMNSALGVLSTERAGSGSGLLQALRQAGGTIGIAILGTVLTSGYRGGVDVGHLPPRTAGAVRDSAASGVQIAHRSGSAALLDSTRGAFVHGMNDMLLTCSGIALVAALLALVLIPRHPRQDRAPAPRPRPTEASTADTGVQGLSGGALAPSSAPVHGRSGPV, from the coding sequence GTGTCCACGACCACGACCCACCGCGGCAGCTGGTTCGCCCTGAGCGCCCTGGTGCTCGCCATGCTCACCATCGGACTCGACACCACCATTCTCAATGTGGCTCTGCCCGAGATCGCCACCGACCTGCACATGACCTCCGGGCAGCTCCAGTGGACCGGCAGCTCCTACACCCTGGTGCTGGCCGCCCTGATGATCCCGGCCGGCGGTCTCGGCGACCGCTTCGGCCGCAAGAAGCTCCTCATCGCCGCCCTCCTGCTGTTCGGCGTGGCCTCGGCCCTGTGCGCCGTGGCCACCACTCCGGCCCTGCTGATCGCGGGCCGGTGCCTGCTGGGTGCGGCGGCGGCCTTCATGATGCCGCTGTCCCTGTCCGTGCTGCCCGCGCTCTTCCCGGACCCCGCGGAACGTGCCCGGGCCAGGACCCTGCAGGTGACCGCCACCGCCATGGGGCTGCCGCTCGGTCCGATCCTCGGCGGACTGCTCCTGAGCCACTTCTGGTGGGGCTCGGTCTTTCTGGTCAATCTGCCCCTGGTCGCACTCGGCGCCTTCGCCATCGCGCGCTTCGTCCCCGAATCCCGCAGCACCGTCGCCCATCCGGTCGACCTTCCGGGAGCGGCTCTGTCGGCCGCCGGACTCACCGCCGTCACCTACGGGTTCATCCAGGCCGGCTCGCACGGCTGGCTCTCCCCGGACCTGTGGCTGCCCGCAGCCGCCGGTGCCCTTCTGCTCGCCGCGTTCGCCGGATGGCAGCGGCGGACCAGCCACCCGCTGATCGACCTCGCGCTCTTCCGCAGCCGCACCTTCAACGTCGGCGTCCTCATGGCCACCCTCTCCAGCTTCGCGCTGTTCGGCCTGCTCTATGCCCTCCCGCAGTACTTCCAGGCGGTCCAGGGGAGCAGCGCCCTGGCCACCGGCCTCAAGCTGCTGCCCATGCTCCTCGGTATGACCGCCGGCACCCGGTGCGCCGGACGGATCGCCCGGCGTACCGGTGACCGGCCGGCCCTCACCGCCGGACTCCTGCTGGCCGCCGCGGCCCTGGCGGCCGGGGCCACCACCACCGTCCACACCCCGTACGCCGTCACCGCCCTGTGGACCGCGGCTCTCGGGACAGGCGTGGGCATGACCCTGCCCCTGGCCATGAACTCCGCCCTCGGCGTGCTGAGCACCGAACGCGCGGGCTCGGGGTCCGGCCTCCTGCAAGCGCTGCGCCAGGCCGGCGGCACCATCGGCATCGCGATCCTGGGCACCGTCCTCACCTCGGGCTACCGCGGTGGCGTCGACGTCGGCCACCTGCCCCCGAGGACAGCCGGTGCCGTCCGTGACAGCGCGGCCTCCGGCGTGCAGATCGCCCACCGGAGCGGCAGCGCCGCCCTTCTGGACTCGACCCGCGGCGCCTTCGTCCATGGCATGAACGACATGCTCCTGACCTGCTCCGGGATCGCCCTCGTCGCGGCCCTGCTGGCACTCGTGCTCATCCCGCGCCACCCGCGCCAGGACCGTGCCCCGGCGCCGCGGCCACGCCCCACGGAAGCGTCCACCGCCGACACCGGTGTCCAGGGCCTGTCCGGCGGTGCCTTGGCACCATCCTCCGCACCGGTGCACGGCCGCTCCGGCCCGGTGTAG
- a CDS encoding ribonucleotide-diphosphate reductase subunit beta, with product MSDDTLKTAKNLLDPGFELTLRPMRYPDFYERYRDAIKNTWTVEEVDLHSDVSDLAKLSPGEQHMIGRLVAFFATGDSIVSNNLVLTLYKHINSPEARLYLSRQLFEEAVHVQFYLTLLDTYLPDPEDRAAAFDAVEEIPSIREKAQFCFRWMDSVEKIERLETQADRRRFLLNLICFAACIEGLFFYGAFAYVYWFRSRGLLHGLATGTNWVFRDETMHMNFAFEVVDTVRKEEPELFDDALRQQVTDMMREAVEAELQFGRDLCGDGLPGMNTESMREYLQCVADQRLTRLGFAPVYGSENPFSFMELQGVQELTNFFERRPSAYQVAVEGSVSFDDDF from the coding sequence ATGAGTGACGACACCCTGAAGACCGCGAAGAACCTGCTGGACCCGGGCTTCGAGCTGACCCTGCGTCCGATGCGCTACCCGGACTTCTACGAGCGCTACCGCGACGCGATCAAGAACACCTGGACGGTCGAGGAGGTCGACCTCCACTCGGACGTGAGCGACCTGGCCAAGCTGTCGCCGGGTGAGCAGCACATGATCGGCCGGCTGGTCGCGTTCTTCGCGACGGGCGACTCGATCGTCTCCAACAACCTGGTGCTGACGCTCTACAAGCACATCAACTCCCCCGAGGCGCGGCTGTATCTCTCCCGCCAGCTGTTCGAGGAGGCCGTGCACGTCCAGTTCTATCTGACGCTGCTCGACACCTATCTGCCCGACCCGGAGGACCGCGCGGCGGCCTTCGACGCGGTCGAGGAGATCCCCTCCATCCGCGAGAAGGCGCAGTTCTGCTTCCGGTGGATGGACTCGGTGGAGAAGATCGAACGGCTGGAGACGCAGGCGGACCGCCGCCGCTTCCTGCTGAACCTGATCTGCTTCGCCGCCTGCATCGAGGGGCTGTTCTTCTACGGCGCCTTCGCGTACGTGTACTGGTTCCGCTCGCGGGGGCTGCTGCACGGCCTGGCGACCGGCACCAACTGGGTGTTCCGTGACGAGACCATGCACATGAACTTCGCGTTCGAGGTGGTCGACACGGTCCGCAAGGAGGAGCCCGAGCTCTTCGACGACGCGCTGCGCCAGCAGGTCACCGACATGATGCGCGAAGCGGTCGAGGCGGAGCTGCAGTTCGGCCGGGACCTGTGCGGCGACGGGCTGCCGGGGATGAACACGGAGTCGATGCGCGAGTACCTCCAGTGCGTCGCCGACCAGCGGCTGACCCGGCTGGGCTTCGCCCCGGTGTACGGCTCGGAGAACCCGTTCTCCTTCATGGAGCTGCAGGGCGTGCAGGAGCTGACGAACTTCTTCGAGCGGCGCCCTTCGGCGTACCAGGTCGCGGTCGAGGGCTCGGTCTCCTTCGACGACGACTTCTGA
- a CDS encoding DUF3311 domain-containing protein: MPEKRPVITPVRVIIAVCLIAPFVAMLWVSSYAKVDPAFIGIPFFYWYQMLWVLISTALTMTAYKLWQRDQRSRKGGASA, translated from the coding sequence ATGCCCGAGAAAAGACCGGTGATCACGCCGGTGCGCGTGATCATCGCGGTATGCCTGATCGCACCCTTTGTCGCCATGCTCTGGGTGAGTTCGTACGCGAAGGTGGACCCGGCCTTCATCGGTATCCCGTTCTTCTACTGGTACCAGATGCTCTGGGTGCTCATCTCGACGGCGCTCACGATGACCGCGTACAAGCTGTGGCAGCGTGACCAGCGCTCCCGCAAGGGGGGTGCGTCCGCATGA
- a CDS encoding extracellular solute-binding protein has protein sequence MKRGLIAAIGVAAMLASVAACGSDDSKDSKKAGADGYKGQTLTVWAMDGSTPPGWTKDLKAAFKKKTGATVQFQTQKWDGIQQKITTALSESTPPDVIEVGNTQTPAYAATGGLADLSDLKSEIGADWTPSLSKSSVYQGKSYAAPWYFADRVVIYNKKVWADAGITGTPKTRAEFFKDLDAIKKKGQAEPIYLPGQNWYFFDGLTIGQGADLVKKEGDKYVSNLADPKVSAAMELYKKYQSYSKAPKDKDEATPQQAEVFAKGNVGAFVGMGWEAATAIAANKKIEKDIGYFTIPGETAAKPEGVFLGGSNFAVAAASKKQDLAKEFLKMALGDKFEGALAKESGIVPNKASLDSNLKGNAAGEAAAPAAATSGGTTPLIPQWAAVENEPNPIKSYMTSVLTGKSPAAAAASVEGEINKRLAQKS, from the coding sequence GTGAAGCGCGGACTCATCGCGGCGATCGGTGTGGCGGCAATGCTGGCAAGCGTCGCGGCCTGTGGCTCGGACGACAGTAAGGACAGCAAGAAGGCGGGGGCCGACGGCTACAAGGGGCAGACCCTGACCGTCTGGGCGATGGACGGCTCCACGCCTCCCGGCTGGACGAAGGACCTCAAGGCCGCCTTCAAGAAGAAGACCGGCGCCACGGTCCAGTTCCAGACGCAGAAGTGGGACGGGATCCAGCAGAAGATCACCACCGCTCTCTCCGAGTCGACCCCTCCGGACGTCATCGAGGTCGGCAACACCCAGACCCCGGCGTACGCGGCGACCGGCGGCCTCGCCGACCTCAGCGACCTGAAGAGCGAGATCGGCGCCGACTGGACGCCGTCGCTCAGCAAGTCCTCGGTCTACCAGGGCAAGTCGTACGCCGCGCCCTGGTACTTCGCCGACCGCGTGGTCATCTACAACAAGAAGGTCTGGGCGGACGCCGGCATCACCGGCACCCCGAAGACCCGCGCCGAGTTCTTCAAGGACCTCGACGCGATCAAGAAGAAGGGCCAGGCCGAGCCCATCTACCTGCCCGGCCAGAACTGGTACTTCTTCGACGGCCTCACCATCGGCCAGGGCGCGGACCTCGTCAAGAAGGAAGGCGACAAGTACGTCTCCAACCTCGCCGACCCCAAGGTCTCCGCCGCCATGGAGCTCTACAAGAAGTACCAGTCGTACTCCAAGGCGCCCAAGGACAAGGACGAGGCCACCCCGCAGCAGGCCGAGGTCTTCGCCAAGGGCAACGTCGGCGCCTTCGTCGGCATGGGCTGGGAGGCCGCTACGGCCATCGCGGCCAACAAGAAGATCGAGAAGGACATCGGCTACTTCACCATCCCCGGTGAGACGGCCGCCAAGCCCGAGGGCGTCTTCCTCGGCGGCTCGAACTTCGCGGTGGCCGCGGCCAGCAAGAAGCAGGACCTCGCCAAGGAGTTCCTGAAGATGGCGCTCGGGGACAAGTTCGAGGGCGCGCTCGCCAAGGAGAGCGGCATCGTCCCGAACAAGGCGTCGCTCGACTCCAACCTCAAGGGCAACGCCGCCGGTGAGGCCGCTGCCCCCGCCGCCGCGACGTCGGGCGGCACCACCCCGCTCATCCCGCAGTGGGCCGCCGTGGAGAACGAGCCCAACCCGATCAAGAGCTATATGACCTCGGTCCTCACCGGGAAGTCGCCGGCCGCCGCCGCGGCCTCCGTCGAGGGCGAGATCAACAAGCGCCTGGCGCAGAAGAGCTGA
- a CDS encoding helix-turn-helix domain-containing protein encodes MMKNVVVVLMNGVNPFELGVVCEVFGLDRSDEGLPVYDFAVASAEGPVLETHAGFTLSTEHGLERLEEADLIAVPAAESRGNRDYPPALLDALRRAVDRGARVLSVCSGVFVLGSAGLLDGRRCAAHWRHADELARAFPLARVEPDVLYVDEDPVITSAGTAAGIDACLHIVRKEHGPHVANRIARRMVVPPHRDGGQAQFVERPVSPERADSVAEVLGWMEQHLDEEQTVEQLAARALMSPRTFARRFQQETGTTPYRWLLRQRVLLAQELLEASDETVDSIAGRVGFGTGAGLRHHFLRTLGTTPNAYRRTFRGPVGTA; translated from the coding sequence ATGATGAAGAACGTCGTCGTGGTCCTGATGAACGGCGTCAACCCGTTCGAACTCGGCGTGGTCTGCGAGGTGTTCGGCCTCGACCGGAGCGACGAGGGGCTGCCGGTGTACGACTTCGCGGTGGCGTCCGCCGAAGGGCCCGTGCTGGAGACGCACGCCGGGTTCACGCTCAGCACCGAACACGGCCTGGAACGGCTCGAAGAGGCCGATCTGATCGCGGTGCCGGCCGCCGAGTCGCGGGGGAACCGCGACTACCCGCCGGCCCTCCTCGACGCGCTGCGCCGGGCGGTGGACCGCGGGGCCCGGGTGCTCAGCGTCTGCTCCGGTGTCTTCGTGCTCGGTTCGGCGGGGCTGCTCGACGGCCGTCGCTGCGCCGCGCACTGGCGCCACGCGGACGAACTGGCCCGTGCCTTCCCCCTGGCCAGGGTCGAACCCGATGTGCTGTACGTGGACGAGGACCCCGTCATCACATCGGCCGGGACAGCAGCCGGCATCGACGCCTGCCTCCACATCGTCCGCAAGGAGCACGGCCCGCACGTCGCCAACAGGATCGCCCGGCGGATGGTGGTCCCGCCCCATCGCGACGGCGGCCAGGCCCAGTTCGTCGAGCGCCCGGTGAGCCCCGAGCGGGCGGACAGCGTCGCCGAAGTCCTCGGCTGGATGGAACAGCATCTGGACGAGGAGCAGACCGTCGAGCAGCTGGCGGCCCGCGCCCTGATGTCACCGCGCACCTTCGCCCGCCGCTTCCAGCAGGAGACGGGGACGACGCCGTACCGCTGGCTGCTGCGCCAACGGGTGCTGCTGGCACAGGAGTTGCTGGAGGCCTCCGACGAGACGGTGGACTCGATCGCGGGGCGGGTCGGCTTCGGTACGGGTGCGGGGCTGCGCCACCACTTCCTCCGTACGCTCGGCACCACCCCGAACGCCTACCGGCGGACGTTCCGGGGCCCGGTCGGCACGGCCTGA
- a CDS encoding GntR family transcriptional regulator — protein MGTGGGTTETENAAPGRTARVPKYYRLKRHLLDMTETLPPGTPVPPERTLAAEFDTSRTTVRQALQELVVEGRLERIQGKGTFVAKPKVSQALQLTSYTEDMRAQGLEPTSQLLDIGYVTADDTLAGLLDITAGGRVLRIERLRLASGEPMAIETTHLSAKRFPALRRSLVKYASLYTALSEVYDVRLGEAEETIETSLATPREAGLLGTDVGLPMLMLSRHSVDERGEPVEWVRSVYRGDRYKFVARLRRPTD, from the coding sequence ATGGGCACCGGCGGGGGGACGACCGAGACGGAGAACGCGGCGCCCGGCCGCACCGCGCGGGTGCCCAAGTACTACCGGCTCAAGCGTCACTTGCTCGACATGACGGAGACGCTGCCGCCGGGCACACCGGTGCCACCGGAGCGGACTCTGGCCGCCGAGTTCGACACCTCGCGCACGACAGTGCGGCAGGCGCTCCAGGAGCTGGTCGTGGAGGGCCGGCTGGAACGCATCCAGGGCAAGGGCACCTTTGTGGCCAAGCCCAAGGTCTCGCAGGCCCTGCAGCTCACCTCGTACACCGAGGACATGCGGGCGCAGGGTCTTGAGCCCACGTCCCAGCTGCTCGACATCGGCTATGTCACCGCGGACGACACCCTCGCGGGACTGCTCGACATCACGGCCGGCGGACGGGTGTTGCGCATCGAGCGGCTGCGGCTCGCGAGCGGTGAGCCGATGGCCATCGAGACGACGCACCTGTCGGCCAAGCGCTTCCCCGCACTGCGCCGCTCGCTCGTGAAGTACGCCTCGCTCTACACCGCGCTGTCCGAGGTGTACGACGTCCGGCTGGGCGAGGCCGAGGAGACGATCGAGACGTCACTGGCCACCCCGCGGGAGGCCGGGCTGCTCGGTACGGACGTGGGGCTCCCGATGCTGATGCTCTCGCGCCACTCGGTCGACGAGCGGGGCGAACCCGTGGAGTGGGTGCGTTCGGTCTACCGCGGCGACCGCTACAAGTTCGTCGCACGGCTGCGGCGGCCGACCGACTGA
- a CDS encoding MarR family winged helix-turn-helix transcriptional regulator codes for MADPAPDDAARDALIQEMLSGLLPRLNRLSRAITRGRLPERAIEATGLSLDRPGVTVLLTLHSADAPLRVGEIADRMQVVGPHVTRHVTALEKRGLVRRVADPSDQRARLVELTGSGSEAADAYKRNLFGWIAGVLADWPAQDREGLARLLGRLADDTAAHLDALDQD; via the coding sequence ATGGCGGATCCGGCACCCGACGATGCGGCTCGGGATGCGCTCATCCAGGAGATGCTCAGCGGCCTGCTGCCGCGGCTCAACAGGCTCAGCCGCGCCATCACCCGCGGCCGTCTGCCGGAGCGGGCGATCGAGGCCACCGGCCTGTCGCTGGACAGGCCGGGCGTGACCGTCCTGCTCACGCTCCACAGCGCCGACGCCCCTCTGCGGGTCGGTGAGATCGCCGACCGTATGCAAGTGGTCGGGCCGCACGTCACCCGTCACGTCACCGCGCTGGAGAAGCGCGGGCTCGTACGCCGCGTCGCCGACCCGAGCGACCAGCGCGCCCGGCTGGTCGAACTGACCGGCTCCGGATCGGAAGCGGCCGACGCCTACAAGCGGAACCTGTTCGGCTGGATCGCCGGCGTTCTGGCCGACTGGCCCGCACAGGACCGCGAGGGCCTCGCACGGCTCCTGGGGCGTCTCGCCGACGACACGGCCGCGCATCTCGACGCGCTCGACCAGGACTGA
- a CDS encoding ribonucleoside-diphosphate reductase subunit alpha, whose protein sequence is MTIAPTAPVSEQVSDAPGTVLLRTLTDLTADLTDTDPGKVAAAALRGRNAASDEAELRELATEAAAGLISEDPAYSRLAARLLTRTIADEAAGQGAVSFSSSVAVGHREGLIADRTADFVRLHAERLDATIDTGADDRFGYFGLRTLYSRYLLRHPLTRQVIETPQHFMLRVACGLAADESAAALDEVAALYGLMSRLDYLPSSPTLFNSGTRHPQMSSCYLLDSPLDQLDSIYGRYHEVARLSKHAGGIGLSYSRIRSRGSLIRGTNGHSNGIVPFLKTLDASVAAVNQGGRRKGAAAVYLETWHSDIEEFLELRDNTGEDARRTHNLNLAHWVPDEFMRRVDADGTWSLFSPADVPELTDLWGDAFDAAYRKAEADGLARKTIPARELYGRMMRTLAQTGQGWMTFKDASNRTANQTAEPGSVVHSSNLCTEILEVTDDGETAVCNLGSVNVGAFVSGDSLDWERLDATVRTAVTFLDRVVDINFYPTEQAGRSNAKWRPVGLGLMGLQDVFFQLRLPFDSPQAKALSTRISERIMLAAYEASCDLAEAAGPLPAWEKTRAARGVLHPDHYATELTWPERWDALRARIAKTGMRNSLLLAIAPTATIASIAGVYECIEPQVSNLFKRETLSGEFLQVNAYLVNELKELGVWDAQSREALREASGSVQGFSWIPEEVRALYRTAWEIPQRGLIDMAAARTPYIDQSQSLNLFLETPTIGKLSSMYAYAWKQGIKTTYYLRSRPATRIARAARSATAAATIPAQQDPAAADADAIACSLENPESCEACQ, encoded by the coding sequence GTGACCATCGCGCCCACCGCACCTGTCTCCGAGCAGGTGTCGGATGCCCCGGGAACCGTACTTCTGCGGACCCTGACCGACCTCACCGCCGATCTCACCGACACCGACCCCGGCAAGGTCGCCGCTGCCGCCCTGCGCGGGCGCAACGCGGCGTCGGACGAGGCCGAGTTGCGGGAGCTGGCCACCGAGGCGGCCGCCGGTCTCATCTCCGAGGACCCCGCGTACTCACGGCTCGCCGCCAGGCTGCTCACCCGGACCATCGCGGACGAGGCGGCCGGACAGGGCGCGGTGTCGTTCTCCTCATCGGTCGCCGTCGGACACCGCGAGGGCCTGATCGCCGACCGTACGGCCGACTTCGTACGGCTGCACGCCGAGCGGCTCGACGCGACCATCGACACCGGGGCCGACGACCGCTTCGGATACTTCGGGCTGCGCACTCTCTACAGCCGCTATCTGCTGCGCCACCCGCTCACCCGCCAGGTCATCGAGACGCCCCAGCACTTCATGCTCCGGGTCGCCTGCGGTCTCGCCGCCGACGAGTCCGCGGCCGCACTGGACGAGGTGGCCGCGCTGTACGGGCTGATGAGCCGTCTCGACTATCTGCCCTCCTCCCCCACGCTCTTCAACTCGGGCACCCGCCACCCGCAGATGTCCTCGTGCTATCTGCTGGACTCGCCGCTCGACCAGCTGGACTCGATCTACGGGCGCTACCACGAGGTGGCGCGGCTGTCGAAGCACGCGGGCGGCATCGGCCTCTCGTACTCCCGTATCCGCTCCCGCGGTTCGCTGATCCGCGGCACCAACGGGCACTCCAACGGCATCGTCCCCTTCCTCAAGACCCTCGACGCCTCGGTCGCCGCGGTGAACCAGGGCGGCCGGCGCAAGGGCGCCGCCGCCGTCTACCTGGAGACCTGGCACTCGGACATCGAGGAGTTCCTGGAGCTGCGTGACAACACCGGTGAGGACGCCCGGCGTACGCACAACCTCAACCTGGCCCACTGGGTGCCCGACGAGTTCATGCGCCGGGTCGACGCGGACGGCACCTGGTCGCTGTTCTCGCCCGCCGACGTGCCGGAGCTGACCGATCTGTGGGGCGACGCCTTCGACGCCGCCTACCGCAAGGCCGAGGCCGACGGGCTGGCCAGGAAGACCATCCCCGCGCGGGAGCTGTACGGGCGGATGATGCGCACCCTCGCGCAGACCGGCCAGGGCTGGATGACCTTCAAGGACGCGTCGAACCGTACGGCCAACCAGACCGCCGAGCCCGGCTCGGTCGTCCACTCGTCGAACCTGTGCACCGAGATCCTGGAGGTGACGGACGACGGCGAGACCGCGGTCTGCAACCTGGGCTCGGTCAACGTCGGCGCGTTCGTCTCGGGCGACTCGCTCGACTGGGAGCGCCTCGACGCGACCGTTCGCACCGCGGTCACCTTCCTCGACCGTGTCGTGGACATCAACTTCTACCCGACCGAGCAGGCGGGCCGCTCCAACGCCAAGTGGCGGCCGGTGGGCCTGGGCCTGATGGGGCTCCAGGACGTCTTCTTCCAGCTGCGGCTGCCCTTCGACTCGCCACAGGCGAAGGCGCTCTCCACCCGGATCTCCGAGCGGATCATGCTCGCCGCCTACGAGGCGTCCTGCGACCTCGCCGAGGCCGCGGGCCCCCTGCCGGCCTGGGAGAAGACCCGTGCGGCGCGCGGGGTCCTGCACCCCGACCACTACGCGACCGAGCTGACCTGGCCGGAGCGCTGGGACGCACTGCGCGCCCGGATCGCGAAGACCGGGATGCGCAACTCGCTGCTCCTCGCCATCGCGCCGACCGCCACCATCGCCTCGATCGCCGGGGTGTACGAGTGCATCGAGCCGCAGGTCTCCAACCTCTTCAAGCGCGAGACGCTCTCGGGTGAATTCCTCCAGGTCAACGCGTACTTGGTGAACGAGCTGAAGGAATTGGGCGTCTGGGACGCGCAGTCCCGTGAGGCGCTGCGCGAGGCCAGCGGGTCGGTGCAGGGCTTCAGCTGGATCCCCGAGGAGGTCCGGGCGCTGTACCGCACGGCGTGGGAGATCCCGCAGCGCGGTCTGATCGACATGGCGGCGGCCCGTACTCCGTACATCGACCAGAGCCAGTCGCTGAACCTCTTCCTGGAGACGCCCACCATCGGGAAGCTCTCCTCGATGTACGCGTACGCGTGGAAGCAGGGCATCAAGACCACGTACTACCTGCGTTCGCGTCCGGCGACACGCATCGCGCGGGCGGCGCGCTCCGCCACCGCCGCAGCCACCATCCCCGCACAGCAGGATCCGGCCGCCGCCGACGCGGACGCCATCGCCTGCTCCCTTGAGAACCCCGAGTCCTGCGAGGCCTGCCAGTAA